In the genome of Rhizobium rhizogenes, one region contains:
- the choW gene encoding choline ABC transporter permease subunit, with protein sequence MEWLSAPENRLPVGRYAKEAIDWLTGNLAFFFDWLSFIFQSVINALLFVLQAPHPLIIVAIVTALSAWTRRSVGMPVFTALGLLLIINLGYWKATTETLALVIAASAVCMIIGIPLGILAARRKWIYAGMRPVLDLMQTIPTFVYLIPALVLFGLGMVPGLIATVIFAIPAPVRLTRLGIVSTPPALVEAAVAFGATPSQVLRKVELPFAAPQIMAGLTQTIMLSLSMVVISALVGANGLGVPVVRALNTVNIAMGFEAGLCIVILAIVLDRLFRLPGTEDDL encoded by the coding sequence GTGGAATGGCTCAGCGCTCCTGAAAACCGCCTGCCTGTCGGCCGATATGCCAAGGAGGCCATCGACTGGCTGACCGGCAATCTCGCTTTTTTCTTCGATTGGCTTTCCTTCATTTTCCAAAGCGTCATCAACGCCCTGCTGTTTGTCCTGCAGGCGCCGCATCCGCTCATCATCGTCGCGATCGTGACGGCGCTGTCGGCCTGGACACGCCGCTCCGTGGGCATGCCGGTGTTCACGGCGCTCGGCCTGCTGCTCATCATCAATCTCGGTTACTGGAAAGCGACGACGGAAACGCTTGCGCTGGTCATCGCCGCCAGCGCCGTGTGCATGATCATCGGCATACCGCTCGGCATATTGGCGGCGCGGCGCAAGTGGATCTATGCCGGCATGCGTCCCGTGCTGGACCTGATGCAGACGATCCCCACCTTCGTTTACCTCATTCCGGCGCTGGTGCTTTTCGGCCTCGGCATGGTTCCGGGGCTCATCGCCACCGTCATCTTCGCCATTCCGGCTCCGGTGCGGCTTACCCGCCTCGGCATCGTTTCGACGCCGCCGGCGCTGGTGGAGGCGGCGGTCGCCTTCGGTGCCACGCCGTCGCAGGTTCTGCGCAAGGTGGAGCTTCCCTTCGCTGCGCCGCAGATCATGGCGGGACTGACCCAGACGATCATGCTGTCGCTGTCGATGGTGGTCATCTCCGCCCTCGTGGGGGCGAATGGTCTGGGTGTGCCGGTGGTGCGTGCGCTCAACACCGTCAATATCGCCATGGGCTTTGAGGCGGGCCTGTGCATCGTCATACTGGCGATCGTTCTCGACCGGCTTTTCCGCCTTCCCGGCACGGAGGATGACCTATGA
- a CDS encoding choline ABC transporter substrate-binding protein — translation MTFSAAGAAEPVSCGTVRFSDVGWTDITATTATATVLLKSLGYETDVKLLSVPVTYTSLKNKDIDVFLGNWMPTMEGDIAPYREDKSVETLRENLTGAKYTLATNAKGAELGIKDFKDIAAHSADLGGKIYGIEPGNDGNRLILDMVAKDSFGLKSFEVVESSEQGMLSQVARAEKSGEPIVFLGWEPHPMNANFKLTYLTGGDEVFGPNLGGATIHTNVRKGYVEECPNVGAFLKNLQFSLPMENEIMGKILNDGLEGEAAATAWLKANPAAIEPWLANVKTKDGSADALPAVKKALGL, via the coding sequence ATGACGTTCAGCGCGGCCGGCGCCGCCGAGCCGGTAAGTTGCGGTACGGTGCGTTTTTCCGATGTTGGCTGGACCGACATCACCGCCACGACGGCGACCGCCACCGTGCTTCTGAAAAGCCTGGGTTATGAAACCGACGTCAAGCTTCTCTCCGTACCCGTTACCTATACATCCTTGAAAAACAAGGACATCGACGTCTTCCTCGGCAACTGGATGCCGACCATGGAAGGCGATATCGCGCCTTACCGCGAAGACAAATCCGTCGAGACGCTGCGTGAAAACCTGACGGGCGCCAAATACACGCTGGCGACCAACGCCAAGGGTGCCGAACTCGGCATCAAGGATTTCAAGGACATCGCCGCCCATAGCGCCGATCTCGGCGGCAAGATCTATGGCATCGAGCCCGGCAATGACGGCAACCGGCTGATTCTCGACATGGTCGCCAAGGACAGTTTCGGACTGAAATCGTTCGAGGTGGTGGAGTCGTCCGAGCAGGGCATGCTGTCGCAGGTCGCACGCGCGGAAAAATCCGGCGAGCCGATCGTCTTCCTCGGCTGGGAGCCGCATCCGATGAATGCGAATTTCAAGCTGACCTATCTGACCGGCGGCGACGAGGTCTTCGGCCCTAATCTCGGCGGCGCGACGATCCATACCAATGTCCGCAAGGGTTACGTCGAGGAGTGCCCGAATGTCGGCGCCTTCCTCAAGAACCTGCAATTTTCCCTGCCCATGGAAAACGAGATCATGGGCAAGATCCTGAATGACGGCCTTGAGGGCGAGGCGGCTGCAACCGCCTGGCTGAAGGCCAATCCGGCGGCGATCGAACCCTGGCTTGCCAACGTCAAGACCAAGGACGGCAGCGCGGACGCCTTGCCCGCCGTCAAGAAGGCATTGGGCCTCTAA
- a CDS encoding thymidine kinase — protein MAKLYFNYSTMNAGKSTMLLQASYNYQERGMRTLIFTAAFDNRAGVGRVASRIGLSSDALTFDENTDLFAEVSALNAEAPVACVFIDEANFLSEHHVWQLADIADRLNIPVMTYGLRTDFQGKLFPASKELLAIADELREIRTICHCGRKATMVARFDNEGKVVTEGAQIEVGGNEKYVSFCRRHWVETVKGG, from the coding sequence ATGGCAAAACTCTATTTCAATTATTCTACGATGAATGCCGGCAAATCGACCATGCTGCTGCAGGCGTCCTATAATTATCAGGAACGCGGCATGCGCACGCTGATCTTCACGGCCGCCTTCGACAACCGGGCGGGCGTCGGCCGCGTCGCCTCGCGCATCGGCCTGTCCTCCGACGCCCTGACCTTCGATGAAAATACCGACCTCTTCGCCGAGGTATCGGCCCTTAATGCCGAAGCACCGGTCGCCTGCGTTTTCATCGATGAAGCCAATTTTCTCTCCGAACACCATGTCTGGCAGCTGGCCGACATTGCCGACAGGCTGAATATTCCGGTCATGACCTATGGCCTGCGCACGGATTTTCAGGGCAAGCTATTCCCCGCCTCGAAGGAACTGCTCGCCATCGCCGACGAGCTTCGCGAAATCCGCACCATCTGCCATTGCGGCCGCAAGGCGACGATGGTGGCCCGTTTCGACAATGAAGGAAAGGTCGTGACGGAAGGCGCGCAGATCGAGGTCGGCGGCAATGAAAAATACGTTTCCTTCTGCCGCCGCCATTGGGTGGAGACCGTCAAGGGCGGCTGA
- a CDS encoding pseudoazurin codes for MQNKTAKFASLAIIAGLFAFPALSAEIEVKMLNKGSDGQAMVFEPATVKAAVGDVITFVPVDKGHDAAAVKEMIPEGVADFKGKMNETVKVTVDKEGAYVVKCTPHLGMGMVALIVVGDAPPANLDAVKNGKLPKKARDRLNAEITKLGL; via the coding sequence ATGCAGAACAAAACTGCCAAATTCGCCAGCCTCGCCATCATCGCGGGCCTCTTCGCCTTTCCCGCCCTCTCGGCTGAAATCGAAGTGAAGATGCTCAACAAGGGCAGCGACGGCCAGGCGATGGTCTTCGAACCGGCAACCGTCAAGGCCGCCGTCGGTGACGTCATCACCTTCGTTCCGGTCGACAAGGGACATGATGCGGCAGCCGTCAAGGAAATGATCCCCGAAGGCGTCGCCGACTTCAAAGGCAAGATGAACGAGACGGTGAAGGTGACGGTCGACAAGGAAGGCGCCTATGTCGTCAAATGCACACCGCATCTTGGCATGGGCATGGTCGCTCTCATTGTCGTTGGCGACGCACCGCCGGCCAATCTGGATGCTGTCAAGAACGGCAAGCTGCCGAAGAAAGCCCGTGACCGGCTGAATGCCGAGATCACCAAACTCGGCCTGTAA
- a CDS encoding DUF2333 family protein, translated as MIDRITALIQAAFSAIGKAAGMVVAWLLWPFMAAHGWYRDRNWIIKGPIALVLILLAGFYGYFVWQTQVWSNFDPDYIARYKLAERTVPPGQELPAATPAAAAGATGAAANTSAPVCQRSAIVDAAADLTDFNVNQNAWISSMLLYRLGLFGIDWDSTPFLDNKASFQRGVNQAVRRTSVELVDTLGRVRGTSGINNNLQEARGNMQFSEYSWYFGLDPFGPKTPTPSYYRAAIRSFQAFNGELTACKAVFDTRADNLIQFIDRIAGDIGSTSAILRERSENYNGGWFDTRADDRFWFAYGQLYGYYGVLSAAGSDFAQVIRERNLTNLWNDTLVQTRAALRIQPAIISNGEESGWIMPSHLATMGFYVLRVRSNLVELRSVLDR; from the coding sequence ATGATCGACCGGATCACCGCATTGATTCAGGCAGCCTTCAGCGCCATCGGCAAGGCCGCCGGCATGGTCGTCGCCTGGCTTTTGTGGCCCTTCATGGCCGCCCATGGCTGGTATCGCGACCGCAACTGGATCATCAAGGGACCGATCGCTCTGGTTCTCATCCTGCTTGCCGGCTTTTACGGATATTTCGTCTGGCAGACGCAGGTCTGGAGCAATTTCGACCCGGACTATATCGCCCGTTACAAGCTGGCCGAACGCACCGTGCCGCCCGGACAGGAATTGCCGGCCGCCACCCCGGCTGCGGCGGCCGGCGCGACCGGCGCTGCCGCCAACACGTCCGCACCCGTGTGCCAGCGCTCGGCCATCGTCGATGCCGCCGCCGATCTCACCGATTTCAACGTCAACCAGAACGCGTGGATTTCCTCCATGCTGCTCTATCGTCTCGGCCTCTTCGGCATCGACTGGGACAGCACACCGTTTCTGGACAACAAGGCTTCGTTCCAGCGCGGCGTGAACCAGGCGGTGCGCCGCACCTCGGTGGAGCTGGTCGACACGCTCGGCCGCGTGCGCGGTACATCGGGTATCAACAACAATCTGCAGGAAGCGCGCGGCAACATGCAGTTCAGCGAATATTCCTGGTATTTCGGCCTTGATCCCTTCGGCCCGAAGACGCCGACGCCCAGCTATTACCGCGCTGCCATCCGCAGCTTCCAGGCCTTCAACGGCGAACTGACCGCCTGCAAGGCCGTCTTCGATACCCGCGCCGACAACCTCATCCAGTTCATCGACCGTATTGCCGGCGATATCGGCTCCACCTCTGCAATTCTGCGCGAGCGTTCGGAAAATTATAATGGCGGCTGGTTCGACACCCGCGCCGACGACCGTTTCTGGTTCGCCTATGGCCAGCTCTACGGTTATTACGGCGTGCTGTCCGCCGCCGGATCGGACTTCGCGCAGGTCATCCGCGAGCGTAACCTCACCAACCTGTGGAACGACACGCTGGTGCAGACCCGCGCGGCGCTGCGCATCCAGCCGGCGATCATTTCCAACGGCGAGGAAAGCGGCTGGATCATGCCCTCGCATCTCGCCACCATGGGGTTTTACGTTCTACGGGTGCGCTCGAACCTTGTCGAACTTCGCTCCGTTCTCGATCGCTGA
- a CDS encoding LuxR family transcriptional regulator has protein sequence MVKTERQARLCRDLSAATDKSQWLEALREVTHAFGYAYVTLLRLPGGSNAYALPTVLESSLPVWVVNAMTKDGALGDCPVIKRGASSMMPQYWSLEDPDLACEPLMEAVTSVGSMGIASGLMVPVTGMYGNRHLINFAGDREPLSQASLNELGMIALHALEVYDRLCRVGSKGPSPLTKRELDVVRWTAQGKTSVEIAELLSISEHTVNTYMNNAMRKLDCVNRTQLVAKTIRLRLID, from the coding sequence ATGGTGAAAACGGAGCGCCAGGCCAGACTGTGCCGGGACCTGTCGGCCGCCACCGACAAATCCCAGTGGCTGGAAGCGCTGCGGGAGGTGACACATGCGTTCGGTTACGCCTATGTGACGCTGCTGCGGTTGCCAGGCGGATCCAACGCTTATGCCTTGCCGACGGTTCTTGAAAGCAGCCTGCCGGTCTGGGTCGTGAATGCGATGACCAAGGACGGTGCGCTTGGGGACTGTCCTGTCATAAAGCGCGGCGCCTCATCGATGATGCCGCAATATTGGTCGCTGGAGGACCCGGATCTTGCCTGTGAGCCGCTCATGGAGGCGGTGACCTCGGTGGGCAGCATGGGCATCGCCTCCGGCCTCATGGTGCCGGTGACCGGCATGTATGGAAACCGGCATCTGATAAATTTCGCAGGCGATCGCGAGCCCCTGTCGCAGGCGTCGCTGAACGAACTGGGCATGATCGCCCTGCACGCCCTGGAGGTCTATGACCGCCTTTGCCGCGTCGGCTCGAAGGGACCGTCACCCCTGACCAAGCGGGAACTCGACGTGGTGCGCTGGACGGCGCAGGGGAAGACCTCGGTGGAGATCGCCGAGCTTCTCTCCATCTCGGAGCACACCGTCAATACTTACATGAACAATGCCATGCGCAAGCTCGACTGCGTCAACCGCACGCAACTGGTGGCCAAGACCATACGCCTGCGGCTGATAGACTGA
- a CDS encoding TIGR00645 family protein, whose translation MKSLELLVERIILSSRWLLVVFYLGLVAALAVYAFSFALKFLKVAKNVFIYDEADMILAMLGLIDAALVASLIVMVMISGYENFVSRFDDADAEVSFLGKLDAGSLKIKVASSIVAISSIHLLQIFLNANQYSDSKLMWFTLIHLAFVVSAVMLGFLEKLMAKPKDKSEKPAL comes from the coding sequence ATGAAGTCTCTTGAACTGCTCGTAGAGCGGATCATTCTCTCCAGCCGCTGGCTGCTCGTCGTCTTTTATCTCGGGCTTGTTGCGGCGCTGGCGGTTTATGCCTTTTCCTTCGCGCTGAAATTCCTCAAAGTTGCGAAGAATGTTTTCATCTACGATGAAGCGGACATGATCCTTGCCATGCTTGGCCTGATCGATGCGGCGCTGGTGGCCAGCCTGATCGTCATGGTGATGATTTCCGGCTACGAGAATTTCGTCAGCCGTTTCGATGATGCGGATGCCGAAGTTTCATTTCTGGGCAAGCTCGATGCCGGCAGCCTGAAGATCAAGGTCGCGTCGTCGATCGTGGCGATTTCGTCGATCCACCTGCTGCAGATATTCCTCAATGCCAACCAGTATTCTGACAGCAAGCTGATGTGGTTCACCCTCATCCATCTGGCTTTTGTCGTTTCGGCGGTCATGCTCGGTTTCCTTGAGAAACTGATGGCGAAGCCGAAAGACAAGTCCGAAAAACCGGCGCTTTAG
- a CDS encoding TonB-dependent hemoglobin/transferrin/lactoferrin family receptor, whose protein sequence is MSISRTQSALLLCTAMSLLPVAGPVLAQEAASQANGTTTLEKIVVKGKRVQSANAAADTPLASQTTAEEIRKKDIGSIRDLGNSTEPGVDYVDAKPGKPGGLFIRGLGGARVVTLIDNIPVPFFENFARQGQATTTLSNTNSSFDFSSLSTVDVVRGADSSRIGSGALGGALVLRTLEPEDLIGEGRDWGGVAKTTYDSEDRSVGGSLAVAKKIENTSVLFQGSYKRGNETDNKGTADVYGTGRTKPNPADTYESNLMFKIRQDLEGGHRIGLTAERYSLRNRSDMRTLQGVSVSGSTYRIGDYRGYEDTERDRVSLDYEYDAPSTDGFIDAANLSLYWTRLSKESGAGDRLTNNSLYIREDSMRNSAFGIVGGLESGFELGGVQHTVRFGGNAMTTDFSQELYANTAGVTSSSQSDMPDVSGKSLGLYLDDEIAFGNGFRLTPGLRFDSYDYDPDGSVSSNSGYNTFGLPSGNSGSRFSPKLLATYDVTPELQLFAQWSMAYRAPTINELYLNFSNVSSGYAVIGNSDLNPETSNGFEIGANYASGDLAGSLTLFHNKYKNFIEQYTTSTTLFPGFGGRGNGSLFTYRNRANVEISGVEAKVRKDLANGFFAHASLAYAYGKDTDTNEFIRTVAPFKSVVGLGYAQETWGTEFTGIFSSGMRDDKTASTFDAPGYGIFNLSGWWEPEQTKGLRIQAGIYNLFDRKYWNAVGVRDINPNAVSTVNQPVDFYSEAGRTFKISLTQKF, encoded by the coding sequence ATGTCCATCTCGCGCACGCAATCCGCGCTGCTTCTGTGCACTGCCATGTCTCTTCTGCCCGTTGCCGGCCCCGTGCTGGCGCAGGAAGCCGCCTCGCAGGCGAACGGCACCACCACGCTTGAAAAGATCGTGGTCAAGGGCAAGCGCGTACAAAGCGCCAACGCCGCCGCCGACACGCCGCTGGCAAGCCAGACAACGGCGGAAGAGATCAGGAAGAAAGACATCGGCAGCATCAGGGACCTCGGAAACTCGACCGAGCCGGGCGTCGACTACGTGGACGCCAAGCCCGGCAAGCCGGGTGGATTGTTCATCCGTGGTCTCGGTGGCGCCCGTGTCGTGACGCTGATCGATAATATCCCCGTCCCCTTCTTCGAAAACTTCGCCCGTCAGGGTCAGGCCACCACCACCTTGAGCAATACGAATTCGAGCTTCGATTTCTCCTCGCTTTCGACTGTGGACGTGGTGCGCGGTGCCGATTCCAGCCGCATCGGCTCCGGCGCTCTTGGCGGCGCACTGGTGTTGCGCACGCTCGAGCCGGAAGACCTGATCGGCGAAGGCAGGGATTGGGGCGGCGTCGCCAAAACCACCTATGACAGCGAAGACAGAAGCGTCGGCGGATCGCTCGCCGTCGCCAAGAAGATCGAGAACACCTCGGTCCTGTTCCAGGGTTCCTACAAGCGCGGCAACGAGACGGACAACAAGGGCACTGCCGATGTCTACGGAACGGGCCGCACCAAGCCCAATCCCGCCGACACCTATGAAAGCAACCTGATGTTCAAGATCCGCCAGGATCTGGAAGGCGGCCACCGCATCGGTCTTACAGCCGAGCGTTATTCGCTGAGAAACCGCAGCGACATGCGAACCCTGCAGGGCGTCAGCGTTTCAGGATCGACCTACCGCATCGGCGATTACCGCGGTTATGAGGATACCGAGCGCGATCGCGTATCTCTCGATTACGAATACGACGCCCCTTCGACCGACGGCTTCATCGATGCCGCCAATCTTTCGCTTTACTGGACGCGTCTTTCCAAGGAATCCGGCGCCGGCGACCGCCTGACCAACAATTCGCTCTACATCCGCGAAGACAGCATGCGCAACAGCGCATTCGGCATCGTCGGCGGCCTCGAATCCGGCTTCGAGCTTGGCGGCGTGCAGCACACGGTCCGTTTCGGCGGCAACGCCATGACGACCGATTTCAGCCAGGAGCTTTACGCCAATACGGCCGGAGTGACGTCTTCGTCGCAATCCGACATGCCTGACGTGAGCGGCAAGAGCCTCGGGCTCTATCTTGATGACGAAATCGCATTCGGCAACGGCTTCCGCCTGACCCCCGGCCTGCGCTTCGATTCCTACGATTACGATCCGGATGGTTCGGTATCAAGCAATAGCGGCTACAATACCTTCGGCCTGCCGAGCGGCAACAGTGGCTCGCGCTTCTCGCCGAAACTGCTTGCCACCTATGACGTGACGCCGGAACTTCAGCTCTTCGCACAATGGTCGATGGCCTATCGCGCGCCGACGATCAACGAATTGTACCTGAACTTCTCGAACGTCAGTTCCGGTTACGCCGTTATCGGTAACTCCGACCTCAATCCCGAAACCAGCAATGGTTTCGAAATCGGCGCGAACTATGCGTCGGGCGATCTGGCCGGAAGCCTGACCCTGTTCCATAACAAGTACAAGAACTTCATCGAGCAATATACGACCTCGACCACCCTCTTCCCCGGTTTCGGCGGCAGGGGTAACGGATCGCTCTTCACCTATCGCAACCGCGCCAATGTCGAAATTTCCGGCGTGGAAGCCAAGGTTCGCAAGGATCTTGCAAACGGCTTCTTCGCCCATGCGTCTCTCGCTTACGCCTATGGCAAGGACACCGACACCAACGAGTTCATCCGCACGGTGGCGCCGTTCAAGTCCGTCGTCGGTCTCGGCTATGCGCAGGAAACCTGGGGCACGGAATTCACCGGCATTTTCTCGTCCGGCATGCGTGACGACAAGACGGCCAGCACCTTTGATGCCCCCGGTTACGGCATCTTCAACCTGAGTGGCTGGTGGGAGCCGGAACAGACCAAGGGACTGCGCATCCAGGCCGGCATCTACAACCTGTTCGACAGAAAATACTGGAACGCTGTCGGCGTCCGCGACATCAACCCCAACGCTGTCAGCACCGTCAACCAGCCGGTCGACTTCTATTCCGAAGCCGGACGCACCTTCAAAATCTCCCTGACCCAGAAATTCTAA
- a CDS encoding extensin family protein: MLHRLCLLVASLALIAASEPPPQVPVPQPKPGEAQSSTPSEKPREEKLQNPAEAPKPEPKPQVPEASKPDGEKTAADKEPGDAKKEGEGKGSEGQQKPADGVKKAEEKPREPVKPEDPAELEACLGALKEIGAQFKKLEPIRDEEQGCGIEAPIELSVVLPGIKLEPSGTMRCETALALSRWTKEMMLPAAALALPEKKVTAIANASTYICRNRNSAENGKISEHAKGNAVDISTIAFDKGEPLVMKPRGEDGTPEGAFQRTITAAACLFFRTVLSPGSDATHQDHLHLDVLERKGGYLYCR; encoded by the coding sequence ATGCTTCATCGCCTGTGTCTTCTGGTAGCCAGCCTCGCATTGATTGCCGCCTCTGAACCGCCGCCCCAGGTGCCCGTGCCACAGCCCAAACCGGGCGAGGCGCAATCCTCCACCCCTTCGGAAAAGCCGCGGGAGGAAAAGCTGCAAAATCCGGCTGAAGCGCCGAAACCGGAGCCAAAGCCGCAGGTGCCGGAAGCATCGAAACCGGATGGCGAAAAGACAGCCGCCGACAAGGAGCCCGGTGATGCGAAAAAGGAAGGCGAGGGCAAGGGCAGCGAGGGGCAGCAGAAACCGGCTGACGGGGTGAAAAAAGCGGAGGAGAAGCCGCGCGAACCGGTAAAGCCGGAAGACCCCGCGGAACTTGAGGCCTGCCTCGGTGCGCTGAAGGAGATCGGTGCGCAATTCAAAAAGCTTGAGCCGATCCGGGACGAGGAGCAGGGCTGTGGCATCGAAGCGCCGATTGAGCTTTCCGTGGTGCTGCCCGGCATCAAGCTCGAACCATCAGGCACCATGCGCTGCGAAACCGCGCTTGCCCTTTCCCGCTGGACCAAGGAGATGATGCTGCCGGCGGCGGCCCTTGCACTGCCGGAAAAGAAGGTGACGGCCATCGCCAATGCCTCGACCTATATTTGCCGCAACCGCAACAGTGCGGAAAATGGCAAGATTTCCGAACATGCCAAGGGCAATGCGGTGGATATTTCCACCATCGCCTTCGATAAGGGCGAGCCGCTGGTGATGAAGCCGCGCGGTGAGGACGGGACGCCGGAAGGCGCCTTCCAGCGCACGATTACAGCCGCCGCGTGCCTGTTCTTCCGCACGGTTCTCTCGCCCGGCAGCGATGCCACCCATCAGGATCACCTGCATCTCGACGTGCTGGAAAGAAAGGGCGGCTATCTCTATTGCCGCTGA
- a CDS encoding anthranilate synthase has translation MVTIIQDDGAETYETKGGIKVSRKRRPADYASAIDNYIEKLDSHRGAVFSSNYEYPGRYTRWDTAIIDPPLGISCFGRKMWIEAYNGRGEVLLGFITEKLKTTPDLTLGASTTRRLDLTVNEPDRVFTEEERSKIPTVFTALRAIVDLFYSNADSAIGLFGAFGYDLAFQFDAIKLSLSRPEDQRDMVLFLPDEILVVDHYSAKAWIDRYDFEKAGVTTDGKSSDITPEPFKTTDTIPPKGDHRPGEYSELVVKAKESFRRGDLFEVVPGQKFMERCESNPSAISRRLKAINPSPYSFFINLGHQEYLVGASPEMFVRVSGRRIETCPISGTIKRGDDPIADSEQILKLLNSKKDESELTMCSDVDRNDKSRVCEPGSVKVIGRRQIEMYSRLIHTVDHIEGRLRDDMDAFDGFLSHAWAVTVTGAPKLWAMRFIEGHEKSPRAWYGGAIGMVGFNGDMNTGLTLRTIRIKDGIAEVRAGATLLNDSNPQEEEAETELKASAMISAIRDAKGTNSAATKRDAAKVGTGVKILLVDHEDSFVHTLANYFRQTGATVSTVRSPVAADVFDRFQPDLVVLSPGPGSPTDFDCKATIKAARARDLPIFGVCLGLQALAEAYGGELRQLAVPMHGKPSRIRVLEPGLVFSGLGKEVTVGRYHSIFADPTTLPRDFIITAESEDGTIMGIEHAKEPVAAVQFHPESIMTLGQDAGMRMIENVVVHLTRKAKTKAA, from the coding sequence ATGGTAACGATCATTCAGGATGACGGGGCGGAAACCTACGAGACGAAAGGCGGCATCAAGGTCAGCCGGAAGCGTCGGCCCGCCGATTACGCCAGCGCCATCGATAATTACATCGAAAAGCTCGATTCCCATCGCGGCGCGGTTTTTTCGTCCAACTATGAATATCCCGGCCGTTATACCCGCTGGGACACGGCCATCATCGACCCACCGCTCGGCATTTCCTGTTTTGGCCGCAAGATGTGGATCGAGGCCTATAATGGCCGTGGCGAAGTGCTACTCGGCTTCATCACCGAAAAGCTGAAGACGACACCCGATCTTACCCTCGGCGCTTCCACCACACGCCGTCTCGATCTCACCGTCAATGAGCCGGATCGCGTCTTCACCGAAGAAGAACGTTCGAAAATCCCGACCGTCTTCACGGCGCTCAGAGCCATCGTCGATCTCTTCTATTCGAATGCGGATTCGGCCATCGGCCTGTTCGGCGCCTTCGGTTACGATCTCGCCTTCCAGTTCGATGCGATCAAGCTGTCGCTTTCGCGGCCGGAAGACCAGCGCGACATGGTGCTGTTCCTGCCCGATGAAATCCTCGTCGTTGACCACTATTCCGCCAAGGCCTGGATCGACCGTTACGATTTCGAAAAGGCCGGCGTGACGACGGACGGCAAGTCCTCCGACATCACGCCCGAGCCCTTCAAGACCACCGATACGATCCCGCCCAAGGGCGATCACCGTCCCGGCGAATACTCCGAACTTGTCGTGAAGGCCAAGGAAAGCTTCCGCCGTGGCGACCTGTTCGAGGTCGTTCCCGGCCAGAAGTTCATGGAGCGTTGCGAAAGCAATCCGTCGGCGATTTCGCGCCGCCTGAAGGCGATCAACCCGTCGCCCTATTCCTTCTTCATCAATCTCGGCCATCAGGAATATCTGGTCGGCGCCTCGCCGGAAATGTTCGTGCGCGTCTCCGGCCGCCGCATCGAGACCTGCCCGATCTCAGGCACCATCAAGCGCGGCGACGATCCGATTGCCGATAGCGAGCAGATACTGAAACTGCTCAATTCGAAAAAGGACGAATCCGAACTGACCATGTGTTCGGATGTGGACCGCAACGACAAGAGCCGCGTCTGCGAACCGGGTTCGGTGAAGGTCATCGGCCGCCGCCAGATCGAGATGTATTCGCGCCTCATCCACACCGTTGACCACATCGAAGGCCGCCTGCGCGACGACATGGATGCCTTTGACGGCTTCCTCAGCCACGCCTGGGCCGTCACCGTCACCGGCGCACCGAAACTCTGGGCCATGCGCTTCATCGAAGGCCATGAAAAGAGCCCGCGCGCCTGGTATGGCGGCGCGATCGGCATGGTCGGCTTTAATGGCGACATGAACACCGGCCTGACGCTGCGCACCATCCGCATCAAGGACGGCATTGCCGAAGTGCGCGCCGGTGCGACGCTGCTCAACGATTCCAATCCGCAGGAAGAAGAAGCAGAAACCGAACTGAAGGCGTCCGCCATGATATCGGCCATCCGTGATGCCAAGGGCACCAACTCTGCCGCTACCAAACGCGATGCCGCCAAGGTCGGCACCGGCGTCAAGATCCTGCTCGTCGACCACGAAGACAGCTTCGTGCACACGCTGGCGAATTATTTCCGCCAGACGGGCGCCACGGTCTCCACCGTCAGATCGCCGGTCGCCGCGGACGTGTTCGATCGCTTCCAGCCCGATCTCGTTGTGCTATCCCCCGGCCCCGGCAGCCCGACGGATTTCGACTGCAAGGCAACGATCAAGGCCGCCCGCGCCCGTGACCTGCCGATCTTCGGTGTCTGCCTTGGCCTTCAAGCCCTGGCGGAAGCCTATGGCGGCGAGTTGCGCCAGCTTGCGGTGCCGATGCACGGCAAGCCCTCGCGCATCCGCGTGCTGGAGCCAGGTCTGGTCTTCTCCGGTCTCGGCAAGGAAGTCACCGTTGGCCGTTACCACTCGATCTTCGCCGATCCCACCACCCTGCCGCGTGATTTCATCATCACCGCGGAAAGCGAGGACGGTACGATCATGGGTATCGAACACGCCAAGGAACCGGTGGCCGCCGTTCAGTTCCACCCGGAATCGATCATGACGCTCGGCCAGGACGCCGGCATGCGGATGATCGAAAACGTGGTGGTGCATCTGACCCGCAAGGCGAAGACGAAAGCCGCGTGA